Proteins encoded by one window of Candidatus Nomurabacteria bacterium:
- a CDS encoding class II fructose-bisphosphate aldolase — protein sequence MKTLREYVHDADAKGVAIGHFNISSLDALWGIFNAAKKLDVPVIIGVSEGEEDFVGIDQAAALVKAFRQEFDYPIFLNADHHYSFERVKASIDAGFDAVIIDAATLPLEENIELTKKCVAYAREIGLVTNRDILVEAELGFIGKSSKILDEVPEGVSEATMTTPEDAKAFVDATGIDMLAPSIGNIHGMVKGGNPRLHPERVKAIRDATGIPLVLHGGSGTMNEDFTACIKSGIDIVHINTEIRVAYRDALKKSFTDNPDEVAPYKFLKPGVEAVEAVVEARLKIFNNIH from the coding sequence ATGAAAACGCTTAGAGAATATGTGCATGACGCCGACGCTAAAGGTGTCGCTATTGGTCACTTTAATATTTCAAGTTTGGATGCATTGTGGGGAATATTTAATGCTGCCAAGAAATTAGATGTACCTGTCATTATTGGCGTTTCAGAAGGAGAAGAGGATTTTGTTGGTATCGATCAGGCAGCGGCACTCGTAAAAGCATTTCGTCAAGAATTCGACTACCCGATATTTCTAAATGCTGATCATCATTACAGTTTTGAACGTGTCAAAGCCTCAATCGATGCAGGATTCGATGCAGTGATTATCGATGCGGCAACTTTGCCGCTAGAAGAAAATATCGAGCTCACCAAAAAATGCGTTGCTTATGCTCGAGAGATTGGACTCGTTACTAATCGAGATATTTTAGTCGAAGCTGAACTAGGATTCATAGGCAAGTCATCAAAAATCCTTGATGAAGTACCTGAAGGTGTTAGCGAGGCAACCATGACCACTCCAGAAGACGCAAAAGCTTTTGTTGATGCGACTGGTATCGATATGCTGGCTCCATCTATAGGTAATATTCATGGCATGGTAAAAGGTGGCAATCCTAGGCTTCATCCAGAGCGAGTCAAGGCAATCAGGGATGCAACAGGTATCCCGCTCGTTCTGCACGGCGGCTCGGGTACGATGAATGAAGATTTTACTGCATGCATCAAAAGCGGCATTGATATTGTGCATATCAATACAGAAATTCGTGTTGCATATCGTGATGCACTCAAGAAATCATTTACTGACAATCCTGATGAGGTCGCGCCGTATAAATTCTTGAAACCTGGCGTGGAGGCAGTAGAGGCTGTTGTCGAAGCACGATTAAAAATATTTAATAATATTCACTAA
- a CDS encoding carbohydrate kinase family protein, translated as MEKQYDFIAIGDIVADAFIRLKDAHVHSNLDKVKEELCVRFGDKVPYESVEVIYAVGNSANAAVSAARLGLSSALIATVGDDANGKACLDSLVADGVGTEYMKVNSEYPTNYHYVLWYDVERTILVKHAPFPYSLPTNMKAPKWIYLSSMGEHSIDYHAEIATYIASHPETKLAFQPGTFQIKLGVEKLKDIYQRTEIFFCNVEEAQLILKTEEIDKKKLMDMLHALGPKNIVMTDGFNGAYAREEAGVYWFMPIYPHTPVERTGAGDAFESTIAACFAMGKSLDEALLWAPINAMSVTQQIGAQKGLLSKEKLEEYLVRAPENYKPQKI; from the coding sequence ATGGAAAAACAATATGATTTTATCGCTATTGGTGACATTGTAGCAGACGCATTTATACGACTCAAAGACGCACATGTACACAGTAATCTTGATAAGGTAAAGGAGGAACTCTGCGTCAGATTTGGCGATAAAGTGCCCTATGAATCAGTCGAGGTTATTTATGCTGTGGGCAATAGTGCCAATGCTGCAGTATCAGCTGCACGATTAGGATTATCTTCAGCTTTGATAGCTACTGTTGGAGATGATGCAAATGGCAAAGCCTGCCTTGATTCTCTCGTAGCAGATGGAGTCGGCACCGAATACATGAAAGTAAATAGCGAATACCCAACGAACTACCACTATGTGCTTTGGTACGATGTCGAACGCACGATCCTCGTCAAGCATGCTCCATTTCCTTATTCACTACCAACAAACATGAAGGCACCAAAGTGGATATACCTTTCTTCTATGGGTGAACACTCTATCGACTACCACGCAGAAATCGCCACCTACATTGCATCTCATCCTGAAACCAAACTTGCATTCCAACCTGGCACCTTCCAGATAAAATTGGGAGTAGAAAAATTGAAAGATATATATCAAAGGACTGAAATATTTTTCTGTAACGTTGAGGAGGCGCAATTAATTCTCAAAACAGAAGAAATCGACAAGAAAAAACTCATGGATATGCTCCACGCGCTCGGACCGAAAAATATTGTCATGACCGATGGTTTCAATGGTGCCTATGCGAGAGAAGAAGCGGGAGTGTATTGGTTTATGCCTATTTATCCGCATACACCAGTGGAGCGAACAGGTGCAGGTGATGCATTTGAATCAACCATTGCAGCATGCTTTGCTATGGGTAAATCATTAGACGAGGCATTACTCTGGGCACCAATTAATGCCATGTCAGTGACACAGCAAATCGGTGCACAAAAGGGACTACTATCCAAAGAAAAACTAGAAGAATACTTGGTACGAGCACCAGAGAATTACAAACCTCAAAAAATATAG
- a CDS encoding transketolase family protein, which yields MLNPILKLNPHLFLDSVEQIPIRQGFGEGLAQAGEANKNVVALCADLTESTKMNLFAEKFPERFIEIGVAEQNLVTVASGLAAVGKIPFCSSYAMFSPGRNWEQIRTTIAYNDRPVIIVGSHAGISVGPDGGTHQAIEDMALMRVLPNMMVISPCDSIEAKKATLALASYGKPAYIRLAREKTPVMTITETSFEIGKAQIFYRPDGIAHVGIIATGALVHKALIAARDLEKKGVKVIVMNLATIKPLDTSAILALAKETKAIVTVEEHQVAGGMGSAVAEYLAGHFPVPIEFIGVQDKFGQSGTPEELLKHYGMSRESIATAVMKVLGRKENN from the coding sequence ATGCTTAACCCTATCCTTAAATTAAACCCTCATCTATTTTTAGATTCTGTCGAACAAATTCCGATTCGCCAAGGATTTGGTGAAGGGCTTGCTCAAGCTGGTGAAGCCAATAAAAATGTTGTTGCACTTTGTGCTGATCTGACCGAGTCGACTAAGATGAATCTCTTTGCAGAGAAATTCCCTGAGCGTTTCATTGAAATCGGTGTTGCAGAACAGAACTTGGTAACGGTTGCATCAGGGCTTGCTGCTGTGGGGAAAATTCCTTTTTGTTCCAGCTACGCTATGTTTTCACCTGGTCGCAATTGGGAGCAAATCCGCACAACGATAGCGTACAACGACCGTCCTGTTATCATTGTCGGTTCTCATGCGGGTATATCAGTAGGACCTGATGGTGGTACGCATCAGGCAATTGAAGATATGGCACTCATGCGAGTACTCCCTAATATGATGGTGATTTCACCGTGCGATAGTATCGAAGCCAAGAAGGCAACACTTGCGCTCGCGTCTTACGGCAAGCCTGCATACATTCGCTTAGCTCGAGAAAAAACACCTGTTATGACCATTACTGAGACTTCATTTGAAATAGGCAAAGCTCAAATATTTTATCGACCCGATGGTATTGCACATGTGGGCATCATCGCCACAGGTGCGCTTGTACACAAAGCACTCATAGCGGCTCGAGATCTTGAGAAGAAAGGTGTGAAAGTTATTGTAATGAATCTGGCTACTATCAAACCACTCGACACCAGTGCAATTTTAGCTCTGGCAAAAGAAACCAAAGCTATAGTAACTGTCGAAGAACATCAAGTAGCTGGTGGTATGGGTAGTGCAGTAGCAGAATATCTCGCAGGACATTTTCCTGTGCCAATAGAGTTCATAGGTGTCCAAGATAAATTTGGCCAATCTGGAACTCCTGAAGAGTTGCTCAAGCACTATGGCATGAGTAGAGAATCTATAGCTACGGCGGTGATGAAAGTGTTAGGTAGGAAAGAAAATAATTAG
- a CDS encoding DUF1653 domain-containing protein produces MEIKPGQLWQHYKGKHYKIIVLGKHSESGEELVAYERQEDGNVYFRPLALFFNTVEWEGKTVPRFVLIEDI; encoded by the coding sequence ATGGAAATTAAACCAGGACAACTGTGGCAGCACTACAAAGGTAAACATTACAAAATTATTGTACTTGGCAAACACTCAGAGTCCGGTGAAGAGTTGGTTGCATACGAACGCCAAGAAGACGGAAATGTCTATTTTCGACCACTGGCATTGTTTTTCAATACTGTTGAATGGGAAGGAAAAACTGTTCCCAGATTTGTTTTAATAGAAGATATATAA
- a CDS encoding endonuclease/exonuclease/phosphatase family protein codes for MQIKILTWNLGCFSWMKLAAKLHYAYRGNSFKHEYFQPKINAKLVDEELRKVLPDIVCLQEFYEEIDMLSIPMLESYPYKAFVTTWYHKHSILIASKLPFTVGKQSFASTQISFELLDLYPVHLNSFYAKKRLEQVEELCALIKHTSTPQIITGDMNFWKIGNFFVFKNDKRAYRLLEATMTCITKGVSHTPFGMEFDGIFTSNEFKTIKVTQELARGDFMDHYPVWCEVLL; via the coding sequence ATGCAAATAAAAATTCTAACGTGGAATCTTGGTTGCTTCTCGTGGATGAAGCTTGCAGCAAAACTGCATTATGCATACAGAGGAAATAGTTTTAAACATGAATATTTTCAACCGAAAATTAATGCAAAACTAGTAGATGAGGAATTACGGAAAGTATTGCCAGATATTGTCTGCTTGCAAGAATTCTATGAAGAAATTGATATGTTGTCGATTCCAATGCTGGAGTCATATCCCTATAAGGCATTTGTGACGACGTGGTATCACAAACATTCAATACTTATAGCAAGCAAACTACCATTTACTGTTGGCAAACAATCATTTGCTTCAACACAAATATCCTTTGAGTTGCTTGATCTTTATCCTGTGCATTTGAATTCCTTTTATGCAAAGAAACGCCTTGAACAAGTAGAAGAACTTTGTGCACTAATCAAACATACTTCAACTCCACAAATAATTACCGGAGATATGAACTTTTGGAAGATAGGGAATTTCTTTGTATTTAAGAATGACAAACGCGCATATAGACTTTTGGAAGCTACTATGACTTGTATTACCAAAGGGGTGTCACATACACCATTTGGAATGGAATTTGATGGAATATTCACGAGCAATGAGTTCAAGACAATAAAGGTTACACAAGAGCTGGCCAGAGGAGATTTTATGGACCACTATCCTGTTTGGTGTGAAGTTTTGCTATAA
- a CDS encoding transketolase, giving the protein MFLSDTKKEELAITANNIRESIIAMLLEAGSGHTAGPLGMTDVFTALYFEILKHNPKKPDWEERDRVVLSNGHICPVLYATMAHAGYFPVSELATLRKFGTRLQGHPHREYLPMLENSSGPLGSGLSQATGMALGLRMDHGNSADQYVYCLTGDGELDEGNNWEAIMLAGKEKLRNLIVFVDRNNIQIDGYTENIMPLDSLTAKWEAFNWHVQEIDGHNFEDIVGAVNRAKAVFEKPSVIIARTIPGKGVKEFERDYHWHGKTPNKDEAKMALKELRTLGGKIKSEHQ; this is encoded by the coding sequence ATGTTTTTATCTGATACAAAAAAAGAAGAACTCGCCATCACCGCTAACAATATCCGTGAAAGTATTATTGCGATGTTACTCGAAGCTGGTTCAGGTCATACTGCGGGACCACTCGGAATGACAGATGTCTTTACAGCACTTTATTTTGAAATACTGAAACATAATCCAAAAAAACCAGATTGGGAAGAGCGTGATCGGGTCGTCCTATCCAATGGCCACATCTGCCCGGTGCTCTATGCAACGATGGCACACGCAGGGTACTTTCCTGTATCTGAACTTGCAACGCTTCGCAAATTTGGGACTCGACTACAAGGGCATCCACATCGTGAATATTTACCAATGCTTGAAAACAGTTCGGGTCCGCTCGGCTCAGGACTCTCCCAGGCTACGGGCATGGCATTGGGACTCCGCATGGATCATGGCAACAGTGCTGATCAGTACGTGTATTGTCTGACGGGTGATGGGGAACTCGATGAGGGCAACAATTGGGAAGCTATCATGCTTGCAGGTAAAGAAAAGCTTAGGAATCTCATCGTCTTTGTGGATCGAAACAATATTCAGATTGATGGGTACACTGAAAATATTATGCCGCTTGATTCATTGACTGCAAAATGGGAAGCATTTAACTGGCATGTCCAAGAAATCGATGGTCATAACTTTGAAGATATAGTCGGAGCTGTTAATCGTGCCAAAGCAGTTTTCGAAAAACCATCAGTCATCATAGCGCGGACAATTCCAGGCAAAGGCGTCAAAGAATTTGAGCGCGATTATCACTGGCATGGCAAAACGCCGAATAAAGACGAAGCTAAAATGGCACTCAAGGAGCTAAGGACATTAGGAGGAAAGATTAAAAGTGAACATCAGTAA
- a CDS encoding helix-turn-helix domain-containing protein, with translation MTQEQALTILKTGANVFLTGEPGSGKTHTTRAYIRYLREHGIEPAITASTGIAATHINGMTIHSWSGIGIRTYLSDYDLDKISSSEYITKRINKTNVLIIDEVSMLHANMVSMIDAVCRTIKRNDMPFGGIQVIFVGDFFQLPPITAPQKIDRRKQQMLLADGTYENDEMEQIGFAYVSDAWRNAKPIVCYLDEQHRQDDMAFLELLNAIRTDSVSEVHYDHIMSRRVTSDSVPEHTTKLYSHNAQVDIMNNEALAKLDAKSERYVMTSHGSDILVSILKKGCLSPEVLELKIGATVMFTKNNPQEGFVNGTLGVVEAFQPGTRYPIIKVRNGKQITAEPMEWAVEENGKIKANITQIPLRLAWAMTVHKSQGMSLDAAIIDLSQVFEFGQGYVALSRLRNLSGLYLLGINEHALKVHPDILIKDREFREKAEAASEAFEQMSQEKIAVLHTNFIKASGGTLETKTVTKIKNKKQDTLLETLTLWQQEKTISEIAKARGLTQQTIFDHIEKLITKGLIASSDFSRLLTPTLIQYMPEIHKAFEGLDTDKLTPVYEKFGGKYSYNDLKIARILHRHK, from the coding sequence ATGACTCAAGAGCAAGCGTTAACTATTTTAAAAACCGGAGCCAATGTATTTTTGACCGGGGAACCTGGCTCTGGCAAGACACATACGACCAGGGCATACATACGGTATTTACGTGAGCATGGGATTGAGCCTGCAATCACTGCTTCGACCGGTATTGCTGCAACGCATATCAATGGTATGACAATACACTCCTGGAGTGGTATTGGCATTCGAACCTATCTGAGTGACTATGATCTCGATAAAATCTCAAGTAGCGAATATATCACTAAGAGAATAAACAAAACAAATGTCCTTATCATTGATGAAGTATCGATGCTTCATGCGAACATGGTTTCAATGATTGATGCAGTTTGCCGAACTATCAAGCGAAACGATATGCCGTTTGGAGGTATACAGGTTATCTTTGTCGGTGATTTTTTTCAGTTGCCGCCTATAACAGCTCCACAAAAAATTGATAGACGCAAGCAGCAAATGCTCCTCGCTGACGGTACCTATGAAAATGATGAGATGGAACAGATCGGATTCGCCTATGTATCGGATGCGTGGCGAAATGCAAAGCCCATAGTGTGCTATCTGGACGAGCAGCATCGCCAAGACGATATGGCATTTTTGGAACTTTTGAATGCGATACGAACCGACAGCGTATCCGAAGTACACTATGACCATATTATGTCTCGCCGGGTAACCAGTGATAGTGTGCCTGAACATACGACGAAGCTTTATTCGCATAATGCGCAAGTAGACATAATGAACAATGAAGCTCTCGCAAAGCTTGATGCAAAAAGTGAACGATATGTGATGACATCACATGGTAGCGATATATTGGTGAGTATACTAAAAAAGGGTTGTCTGTCACCGGAAGTATTAGAACTCAAGATTGGTGCAACTGTTATGTTTACTAAGAACAATCCTCAAGAAGGTTTCGTCAATGGTACGCTAGGGGTCGTAGAGGCATTTCAACCAGGAACAAGGTACCCGATCATAAAAGTGAGAAATGGAAAACAAATCACTGCAGAGCCTATGGAATGGGCAGTCGAAGAAAATGGAAAAATAAAAGCAAATATTACGCAAATTCCACTACGTCTCGCATGGGCTATGACGGTGCACAAGAGTCAAGGCATGAGTCTCGATGCAGCTATTATTGATCTGTCGCAAGTGTTTGAGTTCGGTCAAGGCTATGTCGCACTGTCACGGCTTAGGAATCTGTCAGGCCTCTACTTGCTCGGTATCAATGAACATGCACTCAAGGTGCATCCGGACATTCTTATAAAAGATAGAGAATTTCGTGAAAAAGCTGAAGCTGCAAGTGAAGCATTTGAGCAAATGTCGCAAGAGAAAATCGCTGTATTGCATACAAACTTTATCAAAGCTTCAGGGGGGACACTTGAGACGAAAACTGTTACAAAAATCAAAAACAAAAAGCAAGATACACTTTTAGAAACTTTAACACTTTGGCAGCAAGAAAAAACAATATCAGAAATCGCCAAAGCACGTGGGTTAACCCAGCAAACTATTTTTGATCATATTGAAAAGTTAATTACAAAAGGCTTAATCGCATCTTCTGATTTTTCAAGACTACTAACCCCCACACTCATACAGTATATGCCAGAGATTCATAAGGCATTTGAAGGATTAGATACAGATAAACTAACCCCTGTGTATGAAAAATTTGGTGGTAAGTATTCATACAACGACCTTAAAATTGCGCGAATTCTGCACAGACATAAATAG
- a CDS encoding winged helix-turn-helix transcriptional regulator yields the protein MQQKDYYKLERTFKGFANHRRIEILFLLAKTPELSVDEIAKSLNVNFNTISDHIRKLAQTGLIMKRSDGRSIRHGLTTKGIAILKFCKITG from the coding sequence ATGCAACAAAAAGATTATTATAAACTTGAACGTACATTCAAAGGATTTGCAAATCATCGACGTATTGAAATTCTGTTTTTACTTGCCAAAACTCCAGAACTATCAGTTGATGAAATTGCAAAGTCACTTAATGTAAATTTTAATACTATATCTGATCATATTCGCAAGTTGGCGCAAACAGGACTTATAATGAAACGTTCAGACGGCAGATCAATTCGGCATGGATTAACAACCAAGGGAATTGCTATACTGAAGTTTTGCAAAATTACGGGATAA
- a CDS encoding RpiB/LacA/LacB family sugar-phosphate isomerase, whose product MKIYIGADHAGFELKEKLKAHLHESGYSFEDKGAYTLDETDDYPDFCRPVAEAVAADSESKGIVIGNSGTGEAIVANRVRGARAAVYYGGALDIIKLSREHNDANILSLGAHMILEGEALEAVKLWLETSFTGDERHVRRIEKIDKK is encoded by the coding sequence ATGAAAATTTACATTGGTGCAGATCACGCTGGGTTTGAATTAAAAGAAAAGCTTAAGGCACATTTGCATGAGTCGGGCTATTCATTTGAAGATAAGGGCGCATATACGTTGGATGAGACGGATGACTATCCTGATTTTTGTCGACCAGTTGCTGAGGCTGTTGCTGCTGATTCAGAATCAAAAGGTATTGTGATTGGAAACTCTGGAACCGGAGAGGCAATTGTTGCAAATCGCGTGCGTGGGGCTCGGGCTGCAGTGTATTATGGTGGGGCACTTGATATCATTAAGCTTTCGCGAGAACACAATGATGCCAATATTCTTTCCCTTGGTGCACATATGATTCTCGAGGGGGAAGCTTTAGAGGCTGTAAAATTATGGTTAGAAACTTCATTTACAGGTGACGAGCGACATGTGAGGAGAATAGAAAAAATTGATAAAAAATAA
- a CDS encoding nucleoside triphosphate pyrophosphohydrolase — MDLIRPTKQHLLFALSIFIVALVILGITLGVREPTLKDYFVQFETKYALNTILLIINAYLLGYFVSLLFPKIQIPRLRFLPKINTIQLPGSLILNSEDKYKEKKVYNKLVRDGIPEYLDSKHVPYKIHIADELEYEAKLFEKLKEEVDEFNASKSIAELADMLEIINAITIYKEFSSFDIDQVKQKKFEERGGFSKKIILEQS; from the coding sequence ATGGATCTAATTCGTCCCACAAAGCAGCACCTCCTCTTTGCACTCAGTATTTTCATTGTTGCTTTGGTAATCCTTGGTATTACTCTAGGTGTGAGAGAACCCACACTCAAAGACTATTTTGTTCAATTTGAGACAAAATATGCCCTCAATACTATTTTACTTATAATAAATGCCTACTTGCTGGGATATTTTGTCTCGCTTTTATTTCCTAAAATCCAAATACCAAGACTTAGGTTTTTGCCTAAAATAAATACTATTCAACTCCCCGGATCATTGATCCTAAACAGTGAGGATAAATACAAGGAGAAGAAAGTGTATAATAAGCTCGTGCGAGATGGTATTCCAGAATACTTGGATAGCAAGCATGTGCCATACAAAATACACATTGCAGATGAATTAGAGTACGAGGCTAAACTTTTTGAAAAACTAAAAGAGGAAGTAGATGAATTTAATGCTTCAAAAAGTATTGCTGAACTCGCTGATATGCTCGAGATCATCAATGCTATTACGATCTATAAAGAGTTTTCAAGTTTTGATATTGATCAAGTAAAACAGAAGAAATTTGAGGAACGAGGAGGATTTAGTAAGAAAATAATTTTGGAGCAATCATAA
- the gap gene encoding type I glyceraldehyde-3-phosphate dehydrogenase, which yields MSENSNGASKIRVAINGFGRIGRAFLKLAWEKKELEIVAVNDLGSIESLAYLLKHDTVYRTWGHDVQVSGTDLVVDGKTVKFISEKDTTKLPWKDLNIDVVVESTGLFTAFDKAKFHIDDGAKKVVISAPAKEGDGAGVIGETILLGVNENKFGTCDITSNASCTTNAASPLIAILHGAIGIEKAILNTVHGYTASQSLVDGPSKKDLREGRAAAQNIVPSSTGAAIAVTKAFPDLEGLFDGISIRVPVPAGSIVDVTFIAKRSTTAEEVNAILTKAVNDPHWQNIFAVTNEPLVSSDILGNPHASIADLAMTRVVDGNLVKVMGWYDNEMGYTNTLVDHVIKTGKTIK from the coding sequence ATGAGTGAAAATTCTAACGGGGCAAGCAAAATCAGGGTTGCGATTAATGGATTTGGGCGCATCGGTCGGGCATTTTTGAAATTGGCCTGGGAGAAAAAGGAATTAGAAATTGTGGCTGTTAATGATCTTGGCTCGATTGAAAGTCTGGCGTACTTACTAAAGCATGATACTGTCTATCGTACATGGGGACATGATGTGCAAGTTTCTGGTACAGATCTTGTTGTAGACGGCAAAACAGTGAAGTTCATATCAGAGAAGGATACCACTAAGCTTCCCTGGAAAGATCTCAATATTGATGTTGTGGTTGAGTCTACAGGACTTTTCACTGCGTTTGATAAAGCAAAATTCCACATCGACGATGGTGCCAAGAAAGTCGTAATCTCAGCTCCAGCCAAAGAAGGTGATGGAGCTGGAGTAATCGGGGAAACAATACTTTTGGGTGTGAATGAAAACAAGTTCGGCACGTGTGACATTACCTCTAATGCTTCGTGCACAACCAATGCGGCAAGTCCACTTATCGCGATCCTCCATGGTGCGATCGGTATCGAGAAAGCAATTTTAAATACAGTCCATGGTTACACAGCGAGCCAGTCCCTCGTCGATGGTCCAAGCAAGAAAGATCTTCGGGAAGGTCGCGCTGCTGCACAAAACATCGTACCCTCATCAACTGGGGCAGCGATTGCGGTAACGAAAGCATTTCCTGATCTCGAAGGACTTTTTGATGGCATATCGATTCGCGTGCCAGTGCCTGCAGGATCGATCGTCGATGTGACATTTATTGCCAAGCGTTCGACTACAGCAGAAGAAGTTAATGCGATTCTCACAAAGGCTGTTAATGATCCACACTGGCAAAATATTTTTGCCGTGACTAACGAACCACTTGTCTCGTCAGATATCCTCGGCAATCCTCATGCATCGATCGCAGATCTTGCTATGACGCGCGTGGTAGATGGCAATCTCGTCAAAGTTATGGGTTGGTACGATAACGAAATGGGGTATACGAATACATTAGTAGATCATGTCATCAAGACAGGGAAGACGATTAAGTAA
- the gatB gene encoding Asp-tRNA(Asn)/Glu-tRNA(Gln) amidotransferase subunit GatB translates to MGLEIHAELKTKTKMFCSCKNDPDEAKPNTNVCPICLAHPGSLPTINKQAVEHVVRVGIAQGGTIADFTEFDRKHYFYPDIPKGYQISQYKYPIVSGGELAGMEITRIHLEEDTANNKHDRGDFSLVDFNRAGVPLMELVTEPHTFPTPEEAASTGAKFAKEFQLLLRYLDVSEANMEKGEMRVEANISLSDDANNFGTKVEVKNLNSFRSVERAIKYELDRMQKLLEAGKGSDIVQETRGWDEGKQSTFSQRSKENAQEYRYFPDPDLPKMKLSEVFDLEAMRSALPELPNAKKVRYKNVYGIKDEDIDTYILDRTLATWFESVAAKLIDVNKIKIASNYITSDFIGLKKNNPKVTLPTYEHFAELIDLVTSGQISSRAAKDILAMIVVEDASPLAIATDKGLLQSNDEGALTEIIKKIIAENPDVVATYKGGKENALMSLVGKVIKASNGSANPAITIKLLKEILG, encoded by the coding sequence ATCGGATTAGAAATACACGCAGAGCTTAAAACAAAAACTAAGATGTTTTGTTCGTGCAAGAATGATCCTGATGAAGCAAAACCAAATACAAATGTGTGTCCTATATGTCTCGCTCATCCTGGAAGTTTGCCGACGATCAACAAACAAGCAGTTGAACATGTGGTTCGAGTTGGGATAGCTCAAGGCGGTACAATCGCTGACTTCACTGAGTTTGACCGCAAACATTATTTCTACCCAGATATTCCCAAAGGCTATCAGATATCCCAGTACAAATATCCGATCGTTTCTGGTGGCGAGCTTGCTGGTATGGAAATCACACGTATACACCTCGAGGAAGATACAGCTAATAACAAACACGACAGAGGGGATTTCTCATTGGTTGATTTCAATCGCGCTGGTGTGCCACTTATGGAGCTTGTGACTGAGCCACATACATTTCCAACTCCAGAAGAAGCTGCAAGCACAGGTGCCAAATTTGCAAAGGAGTTTCAGTTATTGCTCCGCTACCTTGATGTCTCAGAAGCAAATATGGAGAAAGGTGAAATGCGTGTAGAGGCAAATATTTCTCTCTCAGATGATGCGAACAATTTCGGTACAAAAGTAGAAGTTAAAAACCTCAATTCATTTAGAAGTGTTGAACGTGCGATAAAGTATGAGCTTGATCGTATGCAGAAATTACTCGAAGCCGGCAAGGGAAGTGATATCGTCCAAGAAACACGTGGTTGGGATGAGGGCAAACAGTCTACATTTTCACAGCGTTCTAAAGAGAACGCTCAGGAGTATCGGTATTTCCCTGATCCAGATTTGCCGAAAATGAAGCTTTCAGAAGTATTTGATCTTGAAGCGATGAGGAGTGCATTGCCTGAATTGCCGAATGCAAAAAAAGTACGGTATAAAAATGTGTACGGAATAAAAGACGAAGATATTGATACGTATATTCTCGATCGTACGCTCGCAACATGGTTTGAGTCCGTTGCCGCAAAACTTATCGATGTAAATAAAATAAAAATCGCCTCCAACTATATTACGAGTGATTTTATTGGATTAAAGAAAAATAATCCCAAAGTTACTCTGCCGACGTATGAACACTTTGCCGAGTTAATTGATCTCGTTACAAGTGGGCAAATTTCATCACGCGCAGCCAAAGACATTTTGGCTATGATTGTGGTAGAGGATGCATCACCACTTGCGATAGCAACTGATAAAGGATTACTTCAAAGTAATGACGAAGGTGCTCTTACTGAAATTATCAAAAAAATTATTGCAGAAAATCCAGATGTTGTTGCAACGTATAAAGGTGGCAAAGAAAATGCGCTCATGTCTCTCGTTGGAAAAGTTATTAAAGCAAGCAATGGCAGTGCAAATCCTGCTATTACAATTAAACTTTTAAAAGAGATCCTTGGTTAG